The genomic interval ctatttggatgatatggcgtatgagaaattatgctagatttcaggttaaaattgatttttctagGGCCATTTCGGTCATTAAAGATCTCaattgtctagtgggaaatttgTCTAAAAGCTCTATGAGAAATGATATGtttgatttcaatgtgcttaAGTTCTTTGATATTAATACTCATGATGGTAAAGTTCTACATCCTCTTCCTAgttagatgagagtttccttcaccaggttgagttaaaattaacacaaatgaTGTTGTTAGGGATTCTCCTAGTTTTGCTACTTGTGGTGGTATTTTTCATAGGAATATAAGGGAATTTATTGGTGGTTTCTCTGCTTTCCTTAATGTTCAGACTGctttggttgttgagttttatggagttatacatgctattgaagaagctcaaaagatggatCTTACTAGTTTATGACTTGAGTGTGATTCAGgcttggtttgtgttgcatttaGTGCTATGACTAATATTCCTTTGATTCTTCGTAATAGGTGGAACACTTCTTAATTACTATGGAaaaattaggtttagggtttctcacattttttgtgaagggaatgcatgtgctgaCATAATGTCTAacttaggatttattcatagagaacaatttcattggtataatagactttcatctagttttttcttagaattctttattaacaGGTATAAACTacatgtatcgtttttgttaatatatgagttttggtcttaTCCCTCATAtttacttgtatatttttttttaataatacttttttcatgtggtagcagatgattattgttacttgaggtgtcagcctaactAAGATGTGAAGTTTCATAATGATGTCTATCATTgaaacttttatataaaaataaatttaacactTGTGgccaaatattttataatgttttattttaaattaaataaatgtagTAAGTAAGACTATATTTTTTACCTTAAAATTTATGATGGATACAAAATTTGAAGAGATATGAAAGGAAGTATTATATAACCTAGAATTAGTTCGTATCATATAGTGTTTGAAGAGATAAGAGTGTTTTGCCCGACAACTACTGTGGATCTCAAATAAATATGCGAGGTACTtggtttaaaaaaattcttattaaaatCAAACCACCCATTATGAACCTTTGAAATTAAGAATAGGTCCCACTTACACCAAGtcaattacatatttttaattaattaaaccaCACTTCAACATAATTCTAACTAATTTGATGTTAATAACCGAGATGTGATATACATATCCAATTTGGCAGgtttagttttatttgaaaatttactgtttatttttattaatgtatacgcgaaaaaattattaatatttttctaaacaCAAGTTAAACAAAAACATATTAGAATGTTTCTTTAAACACACATAAATTCTTCCAAAGTAAACTATGGTACATCAGCCAAGATGCACTTTCCCAATCATCACTCTCATCACACTTAACatcttttcaaacaaaaaaatagaaagaagaTGAAGCAACACAAGTCAAACAAGCTAAGTAAATCCATAGAGAAGTGTTTTCCACTACAAACAAACCCTAACAAAACTTCGCATGCGAGTCAAGTTTCTAAACATACCACATACCTTCATACCCaacatttttcttataaatctACTGCGAAATAACACTCAAACCACAACAAATTCAGCTTTTGAAAGACATCAATTCTTCGACATAAACAAAGTTAAAAACAACCAAAATGGCTTCAACTCAACCCAACAACTTTTTCTACCCACGTGTCCCTCCACCACCCTTCCAACCCTTCAATCCTCCACCACCACCTTCACATTCCTTCAGCCCTCCACCACCACCTTCACCCTTCTTCAACCCTCCACCACCTCCGCATTCATtttctcctcctcctcctcctcctcctccaccaccaTTTGGATCGCCACCACCGCCACCACGTCAGCCATTTTCTCCTCCATCCCCAAAGGCGCGCCCACCGCCGCCACCTCGTCCCATTCGTCCTTCTCCACCGCCACCACCTCGCCCAGTTCGTCCTCCCCCACTTCCCCCTTCCCCTCTCGTACCTCCTCCCTCTCCAAGCAACCCAACTGTAATAATAGTCGTGGTGGTCTCATTGGGTGGCCTCTTGCTGTTCTCAATGCTCGCTTTTGCTCTATTCTGCTGCGttcagaggaggaagaagaagaagacccaaGAAGTGGAAGTCATTCACTTTGATGAGCACAAAACGGTAAAGGAAACCATCGTGCCTGGTCCTTTCGGACGCAATACAGTGGTGGTAACAGTTGAAGATGATGTGCATATCGATGAAGAAATCAAGAAGAGTGAGAAAGTTGGTCATGGTGTGCATGCCAAATCATCTTCTCCACCTGGAGCAGATGAAGCTACTTCTAGCAGCATTGTTGAGCTAGCAGCAACTCCTCCTGCAGCTGAACACCATGAAGATCATCATCACCACCCTGAAAACAAACCATGATTGAAAGATGTATAAATGCACTTTCGGATGGGAATTCATATCCTTGTTCAAAGACTCCTAACAAGGATCGAGTACTTCCCTTAACTCAGTTCAACGAATAAATGAATATCGATaactttttcctttattttcgGTTTGACAAACCCGTCATTTGTTGCTTCTTCTACCTTGTAAAGTTTGAAAGTTTGAATTTATGGACTATAAAACTTTAAGTTGATACTGTTTTCTTTAGTTTTTGGCTATATTATATTCTCTAGCTCTAggttattataattaaatttaacatttaatttaatttaagtaACGAAAAGTAATATAGCTAAATTCCAACAAGGTTACGTCGATTTTTATTAAACAATGAAAAATTAGaatgaatataattaatattctataaaaatatataaataggtgGAAGTTGATATTTTAAGGATTGCATCAATTTGAATTAAATTGGAAATGGTTGAGTACTTACATTTCTATTTACCCTCAGAGAGTGTTTAATCTCTGTTTTTTTGAGAACAAATCCATTATTCTAAATAAGATTTACCCAATTAAGATCCCTGTTATTTTAGACAATAATTGAGAACAGATCCATTATTCTAAATAAGATTTATCCAACTAAGGCTAATTGAACTTTAATTGAGACTATTGGctaaacttaaattttaaacatattctCACTTTTCTTGGTTTCTAATTATCCGCATAGACTTTGTACCTCGATGACTACTTTTCAATTGAAGAATTAGAGTATTTTGAAGTTTGGAAAATTATGTTGAGAAAGGATTTGATGGTCGCATTAGATGATCTTCCTAGATTGTCTATAACAACTACTCTTTGAGTGGTGAGATGCAAGTGTTTTGTGATTTTGTTATTTTGTCAAGAAGCACATTATTCTAAATAAGATTTACCCAACTAAGGCTAATTGAACTTTAATTGAGACTATTGGctaaacttaaattttaaacatattctCACTTTTCTTGGTTTCTAATTATCCGCATAGACTTTGTACCTCGATGACTACTTTTCAATTGAAGAATTAGAGTATTTTGAAGTTTGGAAAATTATGTTGAGAAAGGATTTGATGGTCGCATTAGATGATCTTCCTAGATTGTCTATAACAACTACTCTTTGAGTGGTGAGATGCAAGTGTTTTGTGATTTTGTTATTTTGTCAAGAAGCAAGGACCAAATTTGATCAAATTTTGCAAAGACATTTCTTCATATATTCAATCCTTACTTGATTTATAGTAAATCTCCATTAGATTTACTATAAGATCTCTTGCAACAGATTTGGTTGTGTtgaacttaattaaaaaaaaatccaatttacgcatctaaaataaatttgtagatAAAATATCTGAAAGATAAGCAAGAATGCTAATCTACAACAAAGGGTATTGGAAAATAGGATTGCGACTAGGGTTAATTTGGTAAGGCGCGGGGTGGTGGTTGAAAACCCTGTATGCTGCTTATGTGGGAAGGTTGACGAGTAGTCGTCGAGTCACTTGTTCGCCATTTGTGACTTTGCTTGGAGGGTCTGGTGTCTTTGCTTTGAGTGGCTTGGAGTGTCGTTCGTAATCCATTTGGATCCTATGCAAAATTTTATCCAATTTAGGTTGAGTCAGGCATCTGTTTCGGTTAATGATGTTTGGGGGGCAATTTGGGTTGGAattgtgagtgaaatttggaagcATAGGAACTCGGTCATCTTTAATGGAGGAGTGACAGATGTGTTAGAAGTTTTTGCCTCGGCGCAAGTAAAGGTGTGGTCTTGGATTGCTGCAAAGTCCCGCGAAGTTTATTTTTCCTACCCTTGTTGGGTTCTGGATCCTTTGGCCTATATACGGCTGATTCGATGAAGCTAGTTAGCGCTTGGTTTGGTTGGTCATTTGACCGGCAGTTTTAGGGGTCGAGTTAGGAGTAGAATTTTATGTGTGCTTGtaaaagggttggaccacccctgaagtggttcccatttattgattttttattgccgataaaaaaaaaaacaaaattgaaaagaagaTATCTACAAGGCAAATTGTGACAAGAAAGGAAACAAATTATGTTAGGGAGGATTGAAATGCAATATCTAAGACaaaatttgaattcaaattcaagaagaaaagaaacatatAAATAGAGATTTCAAAGGAAAACAAGGAGGCTCAACCGCCACACAATACACTTTATACCtaattttatttcctttttgtaattttcttattttttttcttccgcATGTAAAACTAAACCTTTATGGGTGACtttcttgtaattttttaataaatttgagatttttgtttaataaagttttgttcttaaattttgttgtttgtgTTAGATGGTATGATGCTTTTGAATTCTggtttttattaagaaaatatttttgaatgaatgttgagaatatagtttttttctttaattaaaattcTTGGTTGGTTTGCTCAATTCCAATCAACCACTTATTTTCAAGAGGTAGAAGATAAACATCTCATGAGTAGGCACTTCGAGATGAGTGAGATATTGAATACATTAATAGACActtattttgttgataaaattaCGTTGAATTTGATGGACACTTGTTTGATTTAGCTCAAATCTATGTGAGAATTGAAAGAATGATAATCTTAGGATAACTAATGACGAATTTAGTGATGAATGAACTTGAGAGTCAACCTACTATCTTTATTGTTTTTCCAtgtcttttatttttctgcacaaaCAATCACAAAACCCCTTTTTCGAAATATATTGAAGAGAAACTAAACTGAGAAAGATTTATTCTAAACTTGAATATATTGATATTGTTTGGATTAATATCTGATAATGCAATGATAATTCTAAAGATATTAAGAGATATTCAATGATATATTTGCTCTGAGATGTTGAAATTAATAATATCACTCGTAATCATAAAGGTTTCTAAATGTGATTTTAGGAATCATAAAGATGTAGAGGAGAACAAAGACAAGTTCCTTTATTGAGCGTCCAACGAGCATAATGAAGTTATTGTAGAGCGAGATTCATGAGAAGATATTGAAGACATTTAAAGTTGTTGCATATAACGAAGAAAAAGAGAATCTCAAAAGAGATACAATTGAAAAGAATACAAGTCTTGTGAGCTTTCATTGTTTGCCTTCTTGTTGAGAGTGTTTTTCTCACTTGTTAAGAGATCTTAGTCTTAGGGGGAGATTAAGACTTGCTTCCTAGAGAGGTGTTCAATATTTGTTACCTGAAGAGTTGGAGAATGCTTGTGTACCTGGAGAGGTGGAGAATACTTGTGTTGATAAAAACTCTTAAGTGGATTCTTAAGTGGACATGATGTAGCCCAAGTTGTgtgtgaaccaatataaattttgtGTGTGCTTTTCTCTTTATCCTTTATCTTTATATATTCCTCTGCCTTGATATTTTTGCAAGTGCGAAATTAGAGTCCATGCTCTATTTAACCCCCCACCATGGTTTAGGTCCCCCTTTTTCATTACTGAATTGAGTTTCGTTGTTCTTTAAAGTATTTCTTTTCGATTCACGTTTGTTTACATTTATGTCCTTTACATTAGAAATTTACATTTCACTTTCacttttaacatattttaaatcGTTCTTAGTTCACATTTCATCATTCCCTGTTTTACGTTCACAACTTTtacatttctttattttataattccTGCAATTTATCTTTTTGGCCTTTACACTTCCAGTCCTTTACATTTTATGCAATTTACTTCGCAATTTAATTTTCAGTCATTTACATTTTCTCACAATTTACTTTCCAGGTTCTCGTTTCTATCATTTTTCATTATCTCTAAGTAGAACTATTAGATAATCTAGTTAGTGATTGTCAACTAGAGTGTTTAATAGTTATACTTAGTTTATTTCAATTCATTTTACATTCTACTATTTAAGTAAACACTTTatgttcttttttttcttttccttcgaTGTATAACTATCAAATAGTCTTGCAGACGATGGTCGTCTAAATTGTCTAATACTTGTACTTAGTAATTTCTTTTACAAATTTTCTTTCGtgtttcatttttcattttagagAAGTTTACTTTCAATTAGATTCAtgaatttacaattttttaatgttCTTTACATTTTAGCGTCTACTGCTAATTTTGTACAATTTTCTTTACTGCAATTTCAATTTCTATTCCTTTCGTTTATGTTTCTAGTTTATAATCTGAATTCTCATTTTACTACTTTATAGTTTATCATTTACTTTTAAGTCATTTACAATTCCCccttcataatttttttcatgaaaataaCATTAAACAATAGATTATTAACATGTTTTCATTAGGATTTGACCTATGTTGACCCTATATTACATTAGGGgaaacataatatttttgttttgaacaACTGAACGCGACTAAGCAATTATCACGCTAGTTTTTGCAAGAGATATTGTAGAGAATTTACTGGAATAAAACCTTTGAAGGATATTTGCTCTTTTTCTTGCGTGTTTTGCGGAGACATTTCAATGGCACAATTTGAGAGAATATGCTCACATAAGATTGAATTGGTTTCATTTATTGCTTCCTCATAATGTAATAGAATCACCAAATCAATATCTTCTTTGCCCAAAAAGGAGCATGCATCAGCAGAGGCTTCAAGAAGATTGTCTAGCAGACTCTCATTAAACCATCTAGTCATCCCATTTACTTTGTGAAATAATAGATCGTGTGTTAAAACTGTAGAAGATAAATCAACATTAGACGATCTTATGACAAGAGACTCTAAGCATGTTTTTATGATAACAAAAGATCATCTCTAGTGGTAAGAATGAAGAAGTTTCCAAAACACATcagaagataaaataaatacataagtAGATAATTGTCTCATGTTACACAAAGTAACAGACAATGACAAGAGGGAATATATTACTAGCTAAAAGTTCCAGATGATGGTCAATCTATGAAAGAACTATACTAAGGTCCCATTAAGATAATATATGATGtctacaaaataaattaatggaCCAACCTCACTATAGATAAAGCTATACTCAGTTAGCAGAAGATGAAAAGCACTACAACGCGGCAGACGAAGATCAAGTCATACAATGACAAACAATGATGTGTGTTGGATGATTTTCAGAGGGAAGTTTCCAAACTTAGTATTTGCATTCTATATATGCTCAAATGATTGTTATATGTTTTCTATACTCATTTTGATATCACGAATTCATTGAGAATGatttaaatcaaaacaaatagttGAAACTGAAATAGAATGTGTTTGCAAAAATGATATAGGGCACATATGGTTTTATGAATATATTGTGCTTAAATGTTTTAGAAAGAAATAGTTATTCCTAATTGTTTAGAAATTGATAAAAATCAAATCAGTATAAGAAAGATTTAAACTTTGTGGCGACCAATTCTATGACGATTTAGGAAACCGCCACACGCATATATTGTGATGTTTATAAACGTcactttataagaaaataattgtcaCCGCATACACAATTTTTTCTAGTGAGTTAATAAAGAATATATCATTGACTTGATCATAGATCACATTATGTCAATTTAGTATTCCATAATCTATTACAATAGATAGAGGGATTGTTTGTAGAAAGAAAGTGATTCAATATGCTAAGACAAgacaaattaaattattagCTTCGATACCTTATTATGCTTAAGCTAAGGGATAAGTCGAGACTATcactaaatttataattaatttaataaaaaacatattcaaaataaaccaaaaaattTGAATGAAACAATAGTGTAGATTTTATGGGCTTATCGGAATTCTCCTAAAACTTATGGTAAAACAACTCCATATCAATTAGTCAATTAGTTTATGGTGATGATGTTGTCTTATTAGTTGAGATAATTTACAATCAATTAGATTACAAAGACATAATGAATTACTTATAAATGAATATTGGAATTTAATACTTGATGAATTGAATAATCTCGATGAATAAAGAGTTAAAGCTTTGGAGTGTATTATTAAACAAAAGGAGAAAAATTCTTGGAGTTGTAATAAAGAAGTGAAAATTAAatcttttttgaaaaaaagaatattttgaaaGTTATTTTGCCAATAGATAAAATATCAAGACAATTTAGAAAATTCTAAATATCAAGACAATTTAGAAAATTCTTTCCTAATTAGGAAGGACTTAAAGAGGCACTGTCTAATAAATCTTATGCAATAAAAGATATATATGTGAGtaaatatattatgttaataaattgaaaatacttGAAGTGATATACTAATGGAGGAACATATGAAAGagtagggtttagggtttaggatttaggatttagggtttagggtccATGGCTAGGACGATTGAAGAAGAATAAGtctttatgaatttttttcattctttataGTCTTTTAAATTTGTAGATAAAATATATAGGAgtagtttctatttttttttatcagcaaagaattaatttaattaaaagggACATTTCAGGGGTGTCCcaatccttataaaaaaaacgCCAATTCGTCCACTATACTTATGAATCAAACTGCAACTAACCCAAAACATGCATAGAAGATAGGAAAGTGTACATGGCTTGGATGTTTACTTTAAGCATTCCTACTTCCCTCTTTACCCATTGCAAAAGTAGATTCCATTCCAGCATACCCATTTCTTCTGATTTTGTATCCTTACCTGCACCCATTTGTAGAGAGACGTATGGGTCTCCATTGGACCCTAATTGGTCCTACTTTTGGGCCTCACTTGGACGACCAAACCTAGGAAAGAAAATCCATTCTTTTTCTATCAAACACTAGAACATAGGATACGTATAGTATAAGTCTCAAATCAAGTGGGATATGCCACTTTTAGGCAAAACATGATTGGTTCTTGTTTGACACCTAAGGTGCGTCAGTTTTCCTTAGTTTACAGTTGCATTTGAGGTTTATTTTGAAGTCTCATATCCTTTGTAGCAAGATGGGCAAGAGGGCcaaagcatatatatatatatagatccATTTACCTCTTGTAAATTTCACCTTTGAATTGAACTTGAAT from Phaseolus vulgaris cultivar G19833 chromosome 1, P. vulgaris v2.0, whole genome shotgun sequence carries:
- the LOC137813532 gene encoding protein TRACHEARY ELEMENT DIFFERENTIATION-RELATED 7-like; this translates as MASTQPNNFFYPRVPPPPFQPFNPPPPPSHSFSPPPPPSPFFNPPPPPHSFSPPPPPPPPPPFGSPPPPPRQPFSPPSPKARPPPPPRPIRPSPPPPPRPVRPPPLPPSPLVPPPSPSNPTVIIVVVVSLGGLLLFSMLAFALFCCVQRRKKKKTQEVEVIHFDEHKTVKETIVPGPFGRNTVVVTVEDDVHIDEEIKKSEKVGHGVHAKSSSPPGADEATSSSIVELAATPPAAEHHEDHHHHPENKP